From Rutidosis leptorrhynchoides isolate AG116_Rl617_1_P2 chromosome 3, CSIRO_AGI_Rlap_v1, whole genome shotgun sequence, a single genomic window includes:
- the LOC139896206 gene encoding putative phospholipid:diacylglycerol acyltransferase 2 yields MASVLRFRKMCYIEPTLRNYLYSETPKDEKQSLDAQKGDKKQEKSHTIEDKNKKQRRSRRWRCVDSCCWFIGCMCTTWWLLLFLYHCLPSNLAGLKGPEPPGVKLKNEGLTPLHPVVLVPGIVTGGLELWEGKPCSDGLFRKRLWGGSFTEIFKRPLCWMEHLSLDSETGLDPPGIRVRPVPGLVAADYFAPGYFVWAVLIENLAKIGYEGKNMYMAAYDWRLSFQNTEVRDQALSRLKINIELMYITNGNKKVVVVPHSMGVIYFLHFLKWVEAPPPMGGGGGPGWCAKHIKAIMNIGPAFLGVPKTVSGLLSAECKDVAFIRAMAPGLLDSELWGLQTMEHMMRVSRTWDSLISLLPKGGDAIWGDLDSSPEDEHECDLGYPQTNSRENGSTNKDTTRPQIQMKQQTNFGRMIAFGKAASEQHSSKIPIISPKEFVHNSSVECGEVWTEYGKISRKSIQGVADNKAYTARNLMDLLRFVAPKTMKRAEAHFSHGIAEDLDDPKYAHYKYWSNPLETKLPNAPDMEIYCLYGVGIPTERSYVYKLSPSDKCNTIPFRIDTSADGNGNKRCLKGGVTFVDGDETVPVLSAGFMCAKGWRGKTRFNPSGSRTYMREYRHKPPASLLEGRGSESGAHVDIMGNVALIEDVLRVAAGASAAEIGGERIYSDILKMSERVNIKL; encoded by the exons ATGGCTTCAGTTCTTCGGTTCCGAAAAATGTGTTATATTGAGCCAACATTGAGAAACTATTTATATTCTGAAACTCCCAAAGATGAGAAACAATCACTTGATGCACAAAAAGGTGACAAAAAACAAGAAAAAAGTCACACAATTGAAGATAAGAACAAGAAACAGAGGCGGTCAAGACGATGGAGGTGTGTGGATTCTTGTTGTTGGTTCATAGGGTGTATGTGTACAACTTGGTGGCTACTATTGTTTTTGTATCATTGTTTGCCGTCTAATTTGGCTGGTCTTAAAGGGCCCGAGCCACCTGGTGTAAAGCTCAAGAATGAAGGGTTAACACCACTGCACCCTGTGGTTTTGGTCCCTGGGATTGTAACTGGTGGCCTTGAGCTTTGGGAAGGAAAGCCTTGTTCCGATGGGCTTTTTCGAAAGCGGCTTTGGGGCGGTAGCTTTACCGAAATCTTTAAGAG GCCATTGTGTTGGATGGAGCATTTGTCACTGGACAGTGAAACAGGGCTCGACCCACCAGGCATTCGGGTCAGACCAGTTCCAGGTCTTGTTGCAGCAGACTATTTTGCTCCTGGGTATTTTGTTTGGGCTGTTCTAATCGAAAATTTGGCTAAAATCGGGTACGAAGGAAAGAATATGTATATGGCTGCTTATGACTGGAGGTTATCTTTTCAAAACACTGAGGTAAGGGATCAAGCACTTAGTAGACTGAAGATCAACATTGAGTTAATGTATATAACAAACGGTAACAAGAAAGTGGTGGTGGTCCCACATTCGATGGGCGTTATTTATTTCCTACATTTCCTTAAATGGGTCGAAGCCCCGCCGCCCATGGGCGGTGGTGGCGGACCCGGTTGGTGTGCTAAGCATATCAAAGCTATCATGAACATTGGACCGGCGTTTCTTGGTGTGCCAAAGACGGTTAGTGGCTTGTTGTCTGCAGAATGCAAAGATGTTGCATTTATCAG GGCCATGGCTCCTGGCCTTCTAGATTCGGAACTTTGGGGGCTCCAAACTATGGAACACATGATGCGTGTATCTCGAACATGGGACTCTTTAATTTCTTTGTTACCTAAAGGAGGAGACGCCATTTGGGGCGATTTAGATTCTTCCCCAGAAGACGAACACGAGTGCGATTTGGGTTATCCGCAGACGAATTCAAGAGAAAATGGCAGCACCAATAAAGATACAACAAGACCTCAAATTCAAATGAAACAACAAACAAACTTTGGACGAATGATTGCTTTTGGAAAAGCAGCTTCCGAGCAACATTCTTCGAAGATTCCTATAATTTCTCCAAAG GAATTTGTACATAATTCAAGTGTAGAATGTGGAGAGGTTTGGACCGAGTACGGAAAAATTAGCCGGAAAAGTATACAGGGAGTAGCAGATAATAAAGCATACACAGCCAGAAATTTAATGGACCTTTTACGGTTTGTGGCTCCAAAGACGATGAAACGAGCCGAGGCCCATTTCTCGCATGGCATAGCAGAGGATCTTGATGACCCAAAGTATGCCCATTATAAATACTGGTCGAATCCATTAGAAACCAA GCTGCCTAATGCACCAGATATGGAAATTTACTGTTTGTACGGGGTCGGTATCCCAACAGAGCGATCGTACGTTTACAAACTCTCACCTTCAGACAAATGCAACACTATTCCATTCCGAATTGACACCTCAGCAGACGGAAATGGTAACAAAAGATGCTTAAAAGGAGGTGTAACCTTTGTTGATGGTGACGAAACTGTTCCGGTTTTAAGTGCGGGTTTCATGTGTGCAAAAGGATGGAGAGGGAAAACAAGATTTAATCCATCGGGAAGTCGTACGTATATGAGAGAGTACCGACATAAACCACCCGCGAGTTTGCTTGAGGGTCGGGGTTCAGAAAGTGGGGCCCATGTAGATATAATGGGAAACGTTGCATTGATCGAGGATGTTTTGAGAGTGGCTGCAGGTGCTTCTGCGGCGGAAATTGGCGGCGAGCGAATATATTCTGATATATTGAAAATGTCAGAAAGAGTTAATATCAAGCTGTAA
- the LOC139896207 gene encoding uncharacterized protein → MSIKHELVTQQEEEEDDELQIEQPAQNPPAPADELFDISTTVDPSYVISLIRKLLPPTMNPTSASLLSQTNGINKCETTDDNNDDEEKHVGPLVGDDAWEEHGCVLWDLATSRTHAELMVQNLVLDVILATLMVTQSPRVKEISLGIIGNLACHEVSRKEIASVKGLVEVVVDQLFVDDTPCLCEEFRLLTLCLRKNEGIIWAQALQTENILSRIVWVVENTLNPQLIEKSVGFLLTVSQSQEEVRDMLLPQLVKLGIPVILVNLLAFEISKLEGDERMPERYPVLDTILQAIESLTVIDGCSQEFCSNKKLLFQLGTLIKLNDKVEVATSCVTAAVLIANLLSDSDSLILEINQDLLFLQGLLDIFPFASDDLAARNALWDIISRLLAHIQDNEMSRSDLHQYISIFASKSDLIEEELLDHQLADSNKDQDTATASGRNLNIRTAALKRIDFIVSQWLALKDQNSPTKLTQEFVVNDRDLNRLKDCCRKYINNIGSS, encoded by the exons ATGTCGATTAAACACGAATTAGTGacccaacaagaagaagaagaagacgacGAATTACAAATTGAACAGCCTGCACAAAACCCCCCTGCTCCTGCTGATGAG TTATTTGACATTTCAACTACAGTTGATCCTAGTTATGTTATATCCCTAATAAGGAAGCTTTTACCACCCACTATGAACCCCACTAGTGCAAGCTTGTTATCTCAAACTAATGGCATCAACAAATGTGAGACAACGGATGATAATAATGACGATGAAGAAAAACATGTGGGTCCCTTGGTTGGAGATGATGCTTGGGAAGAACATGGATGTGTATTATGGGATTTGGCAACGAGTCGAACTCATGCTGAACTCATGGTTCAAAATCTCGTTCTTGACGTTATTTTGGCGACTCTTATGGTCACACAGTCACCTCGTGTCAAG GAGATTAGTCTTGGAATTATTGGGAATCTTGCTTGCCATGAAGTATCACGAAAAGAAATTGCGTCTGTAAAAGGATTGGTTGAAGTAGTTGTGGATCAGTTATTTGTAGATGACACTCCATGCCTATGCGAAGAATTTAG GTTGTTAACTTTATGTCTCCGAAAAAATGAAGGTATAATTTGGGCTCAGGCATTGCAGACTGAGAATATTCTATCGCGTATAGTATGGGTTGTAGAAAATACACTAAATCCACAACTTATAGAAAAG AGTGTAGGTTTTCTGTTAACTGTATCACAAAGTCAAGAAGAAGTAAGAGATATGCTTCTCCCACAGTTGGTTAAGTTAGGTATTCCGGTTATATTAGTTAACCTGTTGGCCTTTGAGATCAGCAAACTGGAGGGAGACGAACGAATGCCTGAAAG GTACCCTGTTCTTGATACTATTCTTCAGGCCATTGAATCTCTCACTGTGATAGACGGTTGTTCCCAAGAATTTTGTTCGAACAAGAAACTTCTTTTTCAACTTGGCACCCTGATAAAACTTAACGATAAAGTTGAG GTCGCCACCTCATGCGTTACTGCTGCTGTGTTGATTGCCAATCTTTTGAGCGATTCCGACAGTCTAATTTTAGAGATAAATCAAG ATCTGCTATTTTTACAGGGTCTCCTTGATATTTTTCCTTTCGCATCGGATGATTTAGCAGCTAGAAATGCATTATGGGATATAATTTCAAGATTATTAGCTCACATTCAAGATAATGAGATGAGCCGTTCAGATCTTCatcaatatatatcaatttttgcaAGTAAATCCGATTTGATAGAAGAAGAGCTCCTTGATCACCAGTTAGCTGATTCAAATAAAGATCAAGATACTGCAACTGCTTCTGGCAGAAACCTAAACATAAGAACTGCGGCT CTTAAAAGGATTGACTTTATTGTTAGTCAATGGCTGGCCTTAAAGGACCAGAATAGTCCTACTAAATTGACACAGGAATTTGTGGTTAACGATCGAGATCTTAATAGATTAAAGGACTGCTGTCGAAAATATATCAA CAATATCGGGTCGAGTTGA